Within Columba livia isolate bColLiv1 breed racing homer chromosome 22, bColLiv1.pat.W.v2, whole genome shotgun sequence, the genomic segment CGCGGCAGCCACGGGGAGCAGCAATGGGGGAGCTTTAGCACCCAAAAGTCACCCGGAGTGATCCAGAACCCCAGGACTATGGCTCTGAATCGGTGGGACCTGAGTGCACCACACCAGGAGCCAAAACTGTTagtttttttgttcatttttgtgttCTGCAAATTAATACACTGTTCATGATGATCAgtgctgccttctgctgctAATGCCTATGCAGACAGAACAGAAACATGCCCGTGTTAGTACTATTATCACTTAACAAACTTTCTAAATGTACCTTTCATCCACAGAGTGACACAATTCGGGTGGAAACATAAGCCCCACTCTGCACCCCGCTGAGCTCCGGGCCCTGGCAGCTCAGGGAAGTGCTTTCCGAACACAGCACGAGCCGTGCTCTGCTGTGCCGCCCCTTCTCGCGTGTCCTCTCCCGGGCTCTGCAGTGCGTTGTATGTGCTCGATAAGCCCCTCGCAGCCTGTGTCCCCGGGGATGCTGAGCGGGCTGCTCGTGGCACAGGGTGTGACTCCCAGGGGACTTATCTCGCACCCCAACCCTTAACTGGGAGATGCAGCAGCGGGACTGTTGACTCCCCGATCTCCGCCGCGCTGGCGGGGCAGCTATCGGCACGGCAGGAGCAGGCGAGGGCTGGACGGCACCGATAGCATTGTCTGGAGCCAGGGGCAGCACCAATTGTGTCTGAACAAAAGCTCTTCCTGCAGCTCTCTTTACAATTGCACAATGCTACTTAGAAAAACCTCCAAACAGCCCCAAAACCCAAGGCAGGGGAGCCAGCGAACCAGCtgccagcaggggaagggctgCTGGATACGTTACCATCCGCAGGTTTCGGGCACCGAAGAAGAAGGGCGGCCAAGCCCAGTTCAAGGCCAGCTGAGCCCCGTAGAGGCCCATGGGGACgatggctttgctgctgcagccccccagctcGTTCCACACCAGGTAGGAGGCGTAGCTGTGGAGACAAACACACAGTAGGGGTTTGCAGTGGGACAGAAGAGTTTGAAATGTCTGTTCTTCCCTGTGTCAGAACCAGCAGGATGGGGGGAGCGGGATGCGGAACTCACCCCATGCCCGTGTACAGGACGGTCCAAGCCACAGGGAACATTTTGCGGGATGGACACCATGAAGgttttttcagcttctcataccAAACAGGTATTTCTTTGCGGTTAATGAACCAGCCAAGGAAACCTCCAACATGAGGCAGGACGGTAAAACCAACAGTGTAAGCCCACATCCTTCCTCGGTGGCCTGACGTAGCCTTGTGCCTGCTGCAAGACAAAAGCAATAATCGGCACTTTAAAAGGactcttttttcctactttgatctttcaagctttttctttaattccatTTTAGTCTGCAAGGCAGAAGGTAAATATTGAATGTTGcattcagctctgctgctggctcctCTCTGCCCATCTCCCCATCTCTGGAATAGGGGTAATTATATGTCATGGTTACATTTTCCCCTCGATCTACCCAGCAAAGCTCCCCGCTGCTATTTCCCGCCTCCGTGCGATGCCGGCGTGGCGGGGTTCAGCCCGGGCGGTTGTCCTGTTAGAAGGCAGGACCGCGGCTCCTTTTATCGCTCCCCGCGCGGTGCCCGGTCAGACAGCACACGGGCTCCACCGGCCCCGCGTCCCGCCAGAGCCGTTATCTCTGCCTTGCACGTTATTCTGAACGCGCAGACCCAGGCGGATCATGCCCAGAATCCTTCTGAATTCATCTGCTTTTCCACCACGGGTCTCTATTTTAAATGAGATCTATAACAAGCCCACAGCCTTGCAGCAGGTTTTAAGCGCCCAGTGAACCTGGTTTAGCGCTCCCCGCAGCCCAAGGCAGAGCCGGGTTCCCCCCTCCGAGAGCTGAGGCACAAGAGGAGTTTCTTAACTTGCCCACCGTCTTCCTCTTGCTTAAAAGGAAGGAACAGTGACTTTGCTGATGAGATGGTTCTCCCACATGAGACAGCCGTGCTAAGACAACACCCAGCCGTCAGCTGCACTGCGGCTCGGAACCGGCCcgtcttctccttcctttggtCTCTGTATGACCTGCCCCTTTGATCCACCAAGCAATTAAACCCAGATTAGTGCTCATCAGGAAGAAGAGAGCAGATTCTCCAGGCACAGAGCAGTCTTGTGCTGCCGGTGTAAGCACAAAACACAGCCGACCAAATGCACCCGGGCAAGACCAGGGTTTAGCAAAGCACGAAGAGAGAAGCCTTGCTATGGCCTGTGCTAATTGTTATTATGATCATCACATCACAAAGCATTCATCTTCAGAAACACACGCCAGCAGTACATGCCAATTTACACATCACTAAGGGACGAATACCCCAGACAGCACCCCTAACGAACAATTCCTTTACCAGACAATTTGTAGCGCTATTAAACTGTCTATGGAACCAGAAAGTCACCCGAACACTGAGCAAAACAATAGCCGTTAGTCTGCTTTTACAGCGTAAAGCAGCTCCAGCGGAGTTCTGGTTCCTCCATGGCACCTCAGAAAAGTAAAGCGGGAAAAGTACATTTTTCCGTCCTCTCACCTCCTCTGTAGGTGCCAGACCAGGCTGACGGGCTGCAGAACGGACCGGGGGTCGAAAACAACCCAACTGTCACGGCTGTTACACCGTAACGTGGTAGGAGCTGTAAAAACCTTACCGGCTCTTAGTGCTGCACAGAAAAGGGGTTGGACACGCGAGGCCAGCGCTgcgtctgctgctgctgtgcaacGAAGCAACTGCCAGCTCAGTTTTACCTAAATAGCGGGAAAAAGGGTGTGTAGGGCGCGCGGTGGCGGTATCAGATTACACAACGAGCCCACGTTTGGGAAGAGTTACAGGGGATTTGGGGTGGTTGAGCAACTGTGCGGGGGCAGGACCGGCTCCTGGGCCCGGACACGGCTGAGATGTGACATCCGGGGCTCCAGGTTTGGTGTGGGGACAAGCGTCTCATTTCTATCGGGCTGGGAGCGCGCTGGGCGTGCAAAGGTACAAGTTAGTGTGTCACCTACGAATGAACGTGATAACTGCACAAGAGCTTGTGCGGAAGGGGTCAGGTCCACAACGGCAGGATTGTGCACATGTTGCACAGATGGGAACTCTGCGGATTTGCTCCATCTCAGGGGCTGTCCCAGAGTCGGTGACAGAAGGAGCCTgatgtggggacagggatgtcCCTACCATGCCAGTCCCCCATGGTTAACACAACACTGATTAACCGGGATCTTTTGGTGGTTGCCTGTACACTGGCCTTTGGGCTCAAATGCGCTGGAAACCACTTGGATCTGAAATAAAGACACTACACCAGCACGCtaaatgagaacagaaaaaagctAGAAATCAATTTCCATTAGTGAGCTGTCTGCAAGGGACGGGAAATTAAACTCTAATTTACTTCGGTTCTGGGTCATTACCTGCATTTCACgggcacaggcagagctgctggttcCTAGCAGAACGTGATATTACTGTTATAACACAGAACCAATGGTAGCTTCTGTTTTATTGGGCTCAGAAGGAAATTCCTTTCTGTGGGAggagaaagcaagcaaaaggCAGCGTGAAGGGGCAGATCTGCAGCCAGCGTCAGCCGCGTGCTGCTGTTGCGGGGCTGTGCTTATAGAGCGTAATTGCCACTTTGCAATAACAGATGCGGTGCACATTTATCAAGCAGTAGCCACCTGCAAATCCCTTTGGAGTCGGTTGCTATTTGCGGTTGGAAACGTCTGTCAAGCAGCGATGCAGCTCCTCCATGGGGTCGGATGGTTTCCATCGCAGTCAGCCGCGTCTCTGCCGCGCAGACCGTCACACAGGCTGCCCGGTAGTGTTGCCGTCACCGCGCTGTGGCAACTTGGTCAGAAAGCAAGAAATCCCACAGTTTTTAGTTGGTGGTAtttccttccctgggcttgGGCACAAACCCGTGATTACTGGTTTGCTTGGCATAGAGCAGCTGTATTCCCAGGCTATTTTAGAGCCTAATATGCCGGAAGAATTGAAAAGTAAGGGTCAAATCAAGAAGATCTCGGTAAATCCGTGAAGCGGGGGGTGATGCTGCATGAATAACAAACGTGAAGGAGGAAGCTGGAGGCGTCCGCAGGCACCCGAGGGCAGGAGGGACGCGAGAGGGAGCGCGGGACAAGGACCAGCCTGGGAGCAGCTTTTGGTGGCACTGGCCGGGGCTCCGCGCTGGGACCAGGGTGACCGGTAGTTTAAATACGGAGACAGGCGTGTCTGCGTGTCCCCGGCGTGAGCACCCTGCGCCAGCAGTCCCGCAGTGCCGGAAAGGCTTCTCTAGCACAACGTTCATTTTCCTCTGTTACCACAAGTTGATGTCTCAATATTTCTGGTTTGAATCACTTTACAGCGATACAAGGTGAGGTAAACGACCTCTTAGGAGATCATTTCTATACTCGATCTTGGTATGCTGCTGATCATTACGGTAACGTTACTGCTGGGTTTCAGATCGCTGCTGTATGGCGGCAGCGTTCTCATGGAAGAGAAGACACAGAACTGAGTTACACAAccgtgtttgttttcctcttcttagCAACCTTTGCACATTGTCCCAAGAGGTTCTCAGATTCTGCAAGATTAGTTGCCCAAATATAAAAGCCCTGTTAACCTGAATATATTATTGAAAACCAGCATGTGTCAATCTGCCCtagttttgaaaacagagatgctggGTCGGCTCCGGCATAAATCCACCGCGCTCCTCGGGAGCCGCCGGAGCTTCTCTGGTTTACAGCGGCAGGAACGTCGTCCTGGCTGGTGCCGCTGGTGGGAGCAGGAGCGTGTCCGGAGCCACCACCGAGGCCACGGCGGTGCCGGGAGGGACCTCCAGGCCCTCACATCTGCCGGGCAGCTCGCTCCTGCCAGCTGCGGCGCTCACGGGAAAACCTCTCCTTTTTCAATACAACAATTTCCCCTAGCAGTGTTTGTAATGAATAAAATCCTGTCTTACAAAATTCCCAGATATGTTGAAACAAGATTTTTGGACAATATCTAGGAATACCCAGCTTGTCCCTTGGTTTTGCCCCGTGAGCGGCggcagcgctgggcaggggatgTGGGTCGCCCGCTGAGCCTGAATTGCCGACCTCTCTCCACTAGAGGGAATTTCAAAACACCTTTTTTAGGACTAAAGTCCAGTTTTCGGTGTGTTGAGCACGCTGCCTGCAGGACCGTGCACGGGGGCGCTGGCCCTGCTGTGAGGCACAGCACCTGTCTCCTTCCTGGCTGATTATAACTGATCACAGGAACAAACTCCGTTGTGAAGTGAAGCAGAAAAGGCTCCTCGGTGGTTCAGGGCTCAGGCTTTGGTGCCTGTGCCCCGGGTCTGTGTGTCCCGCAGGGCTCTGTCCGTACCAGCTCGGAGCCGAGTGGTCAGGCTGAGTTCCGAGGGGAATTGTGGCTGCTGGAGCCCCCGCAGCGCTGCTCGTTTGCcggcagcagagctggtgtgCGGAGCTGCCGCGCGATAACCGCGGGGGAACGCTCCGTCTTATCGGCGCCCGCAGGCTGCACCTCTGTAGCCAAAGAATAAACTTAACGGACAGAGTCCAACACCGGCTTTCATGGCAGGAGCAGCTTAGTCTGGGGACAGGAAGATGATTGTGAGCAATTAAGTTATGCAGCTTAACGAATTATCACTCTCTAGCTGAGCCTCTTTAATTAACCGCATGCACAGACCCAGCCCAGCACTAATGTGACATAAAAAATTTTGCCTTCAACTACCAGGACCAGTACTACCGGCTTTACCACAGCACTTGGTAGCGCTGATTCTGACCCACGGCACCCGTGTCCTGCAGAAACGGTACAAAGCCCCTGGCTGGGCGTTGCGCTGCGGTGGGTTAAGCGTTGTCAACCCAGCTGCTTAGTTCTGTCTTACTAAGTCATGATCGCAACCCTTGTATTAATGTCAGATTGGGGTATCAGGTTTAAAGGGAGCCAGAATAATAGTGTTCACCAAGGATTTTATAATGCCTTAATagagtaatttaaaatgtgtttcaagGTCTTTCCCACATGCAGAGTTAATTGAGAAAAGCTATTGCAGTTCCAAGCGCTGCTCTCACTTAAATCAAGTCCATTTTCATGTGCTGATGTGCCCTAAACTCCCTGGTGCGGAGTTCCAGCCGGAGAGGCTTTGGGGTGAGGGCGCGATGTTCACCCCTCgggaaggctctggggagaggGTTTTCCTGcgggggttttggggacagCTGGGAACTGGGAGGCAGCGTTTACCTCCCCAAGGGGTCAAAAAAGCAGCAGGTCACCCCTGGACCCTCAGCTGGGTTCTCTGCAACTGTCAGAAAATCTCCCAGATATTTCCAGGTGGTTCAGGTAACGAACTGGGGGTtcagagcagcaccaggcagCGACTGGTGAGCTCCAGGGGACTCACGCCCCTTATTcctggggcaggatggtgcTTGGTGCCCTGGTGGTAGGATGGCTTTGGTTTTTAAGGACATGCAGCTGAGCCACAGTCATTACCGCTGTTGTCATTGTTTAGCTACAGATTTTTGCAAGATCGCAAGGAAAAAGGGCCGCGGAAGATGTCGTGCTGCTCGTGAGCTGCCGAGGCGCCGGCCGGGCCGCGCAGACCTCATCCATTTCAGCGTCCTGACCTTTGGGGCCGGTTCTGCAGAGTAAGTGTAGAACAACACCACCTAAATCACGGGTGTAAATCCCCCCAGACGAGCACGATCAGCACTTGGAAAATGCCAGAGAACTCCCCTGGACTATTCTGGTGAACAAGCTGATAGGCAGAGCGGTGGTTCAGGCAAATAAGAGGGCGCTGTTGGAGAGAGTGGGCTCTGAATTGGAAACACAACTTGTATAAAGGCAGCGGTATGGTCTGGTCTCCTTCAATGAGTGTTCTAAGTACAAAACTGACTTTATTGCTGGCTTTGTGCTGAATCAGGTGTTCTGACTGTAATTGAAGAGTTTCCTCATTCACAGCAGAGACCCATCCCAGGGCACCGAATTACTGCAGTGTTCCCGCAGCACCGGATGAGCAGCGGACGTCTACACGGTGTATTGAGTGCAGCCTTGAAACTGCTCTGCCAGAGCTCCTGATGCCTGGACAGGCTCCAGCTTTGACCCGAAAGCTGTGTGACTGCCAGGAAAGCAGAGCGGAGCTCAACCAGCTCCATGCGTGTCGGAGTGGCTGCGTCTGCGGGAACGAGCTCATCCCACAGTGCAGATATAACTCCAGGGTTGTCGTATCTCCAGTTTGCCCGGACCACAATTCAGGAAGATTGTTCAGGGAAAGGCAGGGAGATCTGGGAATGAGGAATCAATTGGAGGAGGCTCTGGAGGCTGCCGGTTCGCAGGGTGGAACAAACCGTGGCTCGTAAGCGGTTTGCTGGGAGCTGTTCGGCCCATTGcgggtgtccctgctgcccgtGCAGCCGGGTCCCACGTGGGATCCCAGACAGAGTCGGTGCAGGAGATAAATGGGAGATAAACAGCCCTTGGGGACAGTGTCCCTGCCACATCCAGGGCAGCGTGTGCGGGGCtcggccagggctgggggtcccgCACCCGCCGAGGGAGGGGAACCTGCCTGGGAGCAAAGGGCTTTattaaagaaatgaagatgaTAAAAGCAAGTGTGAtttcccagctcctgcccacTCACGTTTAATATCCAGGAAATTAACTGGAAAAACCTCTATTTCCGCAAAACTCTGGGTGGTTCTGAGTTTAACCCAGTTCTAGTTATAAGGTACTTGTCTCAAATAGCAGATCTAGATTGCCACCAGGTCTTGGGTTCTGGTTTAGGGTCAATCCTATTTGAATGGCCAAAGGCAAATACTTCAATAATAGTggccttaatttttttttaataatttaattaggAGCTTGATCTGGTTTTGGGGCAGGACACAAAGTGGATTATGGGAGCAGCTGGCTCTTTAATTAGGGCCATTTCTCTTTTGTTAAAGTTTAACCCATGCTCACACAGAGAGGCACAGACAGCAAGGGATGGAgcttcagcagctctgctggcgTGGGGTTGTGTGGGGGTTGTATTGGGTTTATGTTGGGTTATGTCATCAGGTTTGTATTGGGTTTGTGTTGGGTTGTGTTGGGTTGGGTTGTGTCGGGTTTGTGTTGGGTTTATGTTGGGTTGTGTCGGGTCTGTGTTGGGTTGGGTTGTGTTGGGTTGTGTTTCTGTGGGTCTGTGTGCAGAGTGCCAGGTCAGCCAGGTACGTGCGAGATTATGTGACTGGAAATACTCTGAACTTGCTCGAATCTCACTGCAGCGATCCTGAAGCACCAACTGGCAACTGTGTCACGCACCTATTTATAGAGTCCAGGAACCAGagggtaaatatttatttagattCCGATGCTTAATCTGCTACTGGCTGATTGTGTGGAAACCCTGAGCCCCCACTCTTTCTACAGCAATTTATAACCGGAGCCTTCGTCTCCTCTGCCCTCCCAACACTCCCATGCACATTCCATGGGATTAGTGCTGCAGAAAACAGGCACGGCCTGGGTTCAGACCCTCCGGCTCCCCCTGGTCCCCGCTCATCTCCCCAGGCACCCTGCCCTGCAggtcccctccctccctttaACTGACGGGCACTGGAGGCAGGAATTGCAAACCCAGCACCCGGGGCGCTGAAGGGGGTGGCCCGGAGCTGTCACTGCTCTGTTGGACACACAGACTTGTTTGCGATGACATGGAGCTGTGGAGTCACTTTCCATCGCTGAGCTGGCAGAACGGTGACAGCTGTGTGGGGCCGCCCCCTCCGTTCCAGCGCAGAGTCCTGCGCCCGCCATAGATCCTGCTGCGGCCCAGCCGCTCCCTCCACAACAGACGGGATCaagggcaggacagggaactggaAGGATGCTCATGTTCATCAGCAAGGAGTGATGGGGACAGCATCTCCCCTGCCCTGCCATGGTCACCGGCTGCCTCCCAGCACAACCAGTGACCAGGACACTGCGGCTCCAGAGGGAGGCAACCCCAGCCCCAAAAGCGGGGTCTGTGTGCCTTGTGCTGGAGCTGGAAGGCATCAGAAGTGGCTGCAGACCGGGGTCATTAGCACAGGTGTGCTGTGTCTGTGCCTATTAACAAGACACATGCTCATTAGCGTGGCACACAGTCCCAGCTGTCCCATCCCAATCAGTGCTGTTAAACCACCCTGTCCCCCATCCCCTGCTGCTGTTCCCTGTCGCAGGCCCTGCTGGAGCCCTGTGGTACCGGCAGGAACAGCTTGGGGACACCGGCACCCAGACGGGTCCTGCCGGGGTGGGGCAGCAGGTGAGCAGCGCGGGGTGTGCGAGCAAAGGTGCGGCAGGGAGGGCGGCTCGGGGCGAGCTCAGGGACGCGGCCAGCACTGCGACTGGGCTGCTGTTCGGGAAACGCACAGGGCAGTGACAACCGGGGGAGCCCCAGTTCCCTTCTGTGTGCCGAGCCTGGTTCTGCTCAGCAAGGCGAGCGCCCCGCGTGCTCAGCTGCGGTTGTTCGCTAACAGAGGTGTTGCCATCCCAGCACAGGGAAGCGGCAGCACCTCCTTGTCTTGTGCGTGTTGAGCTTTTGTGATAAGAACTCGCAATTCCCTTTCACTTGCTGGGGTGTTTTATGGCAGTTGAGGATCCTGTTGTACTCTTCTGTAAGAGAGTTTTCCTTTGCAGTTTCCTATCCTTGCTGTTTCTTGCCGGGGAGGTGTGGACACCTCACAGATCAGATCCCTAACTTCTGGGCGGGCTGGGCAGCTGCTCACGCAGCAGATTCCTATGGCAGCTTCTTCGTCCCCGCGGTATTTGCTGCAAAGCAACTATTTTTCAGGGATGGCAAAGCAACCTTCAGCAGCAGATTTTTCTACCTATCTGGCTCTTTATGCTAGAAAAAACATAAGAAGGGCTGGTATCCATAGACTACTGGGGCAACTGAGACTAAATAGCTTGTGCAGGAGAAGCTATAATGTacccagagcagcctgcaatGGAGAACAGCTTCTGGAAGAAAACCCTCAACACAGCCAGGAAAAGAGTTTGCACTGCatgttccatttttattttcacagatata encodes:
- the TSPO2 gene encoding translocator protein 2 isoform X2, coding for MWAYTVGFTVLPHVGGFLGWFINRKEIPVWYEKLKKPSWCPSRKMFPVAWTVLYTGMGYASYLVWNELGGCSSKAIVPMGLYGAQLALNWAWPPFFFGARNLRMALIDILCLDALAIGTVCSWYRIHRTAALLLLPYLGWLAMATCLTIRIWKDNPEQKPGKSE
- the TSPO2 gene encoding translocator protein 2 isoform X1, producing the protein METIRPHGGAASLLDRRFQPQIATDSKGICSRHKATSGHRGRMWAYTVGFTVLPHVGGFLGWFINRKEIPVWYEKLKKPSWCPSRKMFPVAWTVLYTGMGYASYLVWNELGGCSSKAIVPMGLYGAQLALNWAWPPFFFGARNLRMALIDILCLDALAIGTVCSWYRIHRTAALLLLPYLGWLAMATCLTIRIWKDNPEQKPGKSE